In Providencia zhijiangensis, a single window of DNA contains:
- the murI gene encoding glutamate racemase translates to MVIAPLEENISSQEATTSDNNLSVRPTILVFDSGVGGLSVYREVKKLIPNAHYIYAFDNEAFPYGEKSEEFIIDRVYQIVNAIAKKHPLTIAVIACNTASTVSLPNLRANFTFPIVGVVPAIKPATKLTRNGIVGLLATRGTVNREYTKELIERFATDCKVISLGSAELVQLAERKLHGEILPLDEVAQAVKPWIKMKEAPDTVILGCTHFPLIVEELEKVLPSGTRFIDSGAAIARRTVWLINNQAEVTDSNEEDFAYCLLMNESLQELRPVLEAEGFKSLKKLAI, encoded by the coding sequence ATGGTTATCGCACCGCTGGAAGAGAATATTTCCTCACAGGAAGCTACAACTTCTGATAACAACCTATCTGTTCGCCCGACCATTCTGGTATTTGACTCCGGAGTGGGCGGGTTATCTGTCTATCGCGAAGTCAAAAAACTGATCCCAAATGCGCACTATATATATGCATTCGATAATGAAGCTTTCCCTTATGGAGAGAAAAGCGAAGAGTTCATTATTGATAGGGTTTATCAAATCGTTAATGCCATCGCGAAAAAGCATCCTCTCACCATTGCCGTTATTGCGTGTAATACTGCAAGCACGGTGAGCTTACCTAACTTAAGAGCGAATTTTACTTTCCCAATTGTCGGTGTCGTTCCAGCGATTAAGCCTGCAACCAAACTGACGCGTAACGGTATCGTTGGTTTATTGGCGACTCGGGGCACGGTAAATCGTGAATACACAAAAGAGCTGATTGAACGTTTTGCGACGGACTGCAAAGTGATCTCTTTAGGTTCAGCAGAACTCGTACAATTGGCAGAAAGAAAGTTACATGGTGAAATACTGCCGCTGGATGAAGTGGCTCAAGCCGTCAAACCGTGGATCAAAATGAAAGAAGCCCCAGATACGGTGATTCTTGGCTGCACCCATTTCCCTCTTATAGTAGAAGAGTTGGAAAAAGTGCTACCAAGTGGAACGCGATTCATTGATTCTGGCGCCGCGATTGCCAGAAGAACCGTTTGGCTCATCAATAATCAGGCTGAAGTAACGGATTCAAATGAAGAAGACTTCGCTTACTGCTTATTAATGAACGAGAGTTTACAAGAATTAAGACCTGTTCTTGAGGCGGAAGGCTTCAAATCGCTGAAAAAACTAGCCATTTAA